The window tataatatatttaaattatttttaaaatatgactaaATTTAAACGGGgtcaaatcaaaatttaattaactttttaatcaaatttgaaaataaattaaacaaatttaccttggattaaaaaattaagaaaagtggAATTCGATTCTAAATTAGTTTACTCTTTTTGATCGAAAACACTCTAGATTAGAATTAGTTTATTTACGACAGAGGTCaatttgattttgaattttatatttttaatggatACTCTTTTCACtttaaactatatatatacacacttgctatatttgttttatatcataatttttactTTCATAAActatcataataaattattaagcTCTATGACATTGTAATTTGTTGTTCCAAATATAAACTAATAGATGACAATACTACCAGTTTCCTTGTATTTGATTTGAAGCCCTAATATATTTTACCAACTAAAAActcaacttaattttttttattaaaaaaaaaaaacaggaaCTATTGAGCTCGAATTCGACTCAAGTTAAAAATTCCAATTTGCGGGAGACTTGAATTCAGGTAGGAGCAATAGAGGTTTGTAAGTTttatattaatcaaatattaGTTGGGATTTTAAAACTTTGTGAACTAATCAAACAAAAAGATCCAAACCCCATGTGTACACATTTCGAATTCAGTTTGAGtccaataattcaaatatataataatacaaattgtaaaatatttgaatgacTCAAAAAACTCGTAAACCAGAGTAGTTTGTATGGCTAGCCCCCACACGATTTGGACATAGTTATAAGAATGTTGACTTATCTTAGCTAGTCATACAAACTACTCGGTTTACGAGCTTTTTGGGACATTCAAATGTTTtacaatttatattattatacaaCGTATACAAGATAAATCAACATTCTCATAACTCAGAAGACTGCTCAATACAGCAATACATTTTATCATCTGATATACATACATAAATGTATACATCCTCTATATTGTGCCTCATGAACGACGAATGGTTGGGAGAACCAGCAAACGTGAGTAGAGATGGGACTGATTGTAGAATACTATGATCTAACAGAACAAACAAGATCCAAAAAACCATGCAAGCTAAAAATACAAGAATAGACAAACCATAACATATCCTCCATGCAATGAGACAGAAGCCTTGACAGGCGTGCCAATTTTGAGTCAGGCAAGCTTTAGGGCCTGCGATGCACGCAATGCCCATGCATGCTTCCTTTTGAGAGGTCCTACCAAGAGAAGGACTCTTCCCATTCTTCTTCCAAAGGAATGTCATTTTACTCTCTAACGAGTTATTTTTAGTCACCCTGTGGGTATGATAGTGACGTTCAGAGAAAACTCGAAAACAAAATCTGTATGCTCCATTTAAATCCTTGCAGGAAAGGCTTAAGACTTCTAGtccacataatttaaaatattcaacCTTTTTACAGGTATGTCGAACAATCAGGTACTTATTAGTACTGTTCTTGGTGAGACAAGGAACAAAGAAATTCAACCAGAATCATATCCTAAAGCTTTGGCTTCAACCTTCAACGTTCTCAGGTATTGAATTGTTTTACCAATAAAGGCAACTGGATTGTTACCTTGTAAATTTGGGAATATGCACTGCAGAATGCTCAGTGTTTCCTGTGTTCTTTCTTTCCTTTTGTTGCAAGACAAGGAACCAAATTCTTCTGAACTAAAGTTATCTCTACAAGTGGATTCTGCTTCGTCATCCAAAGTAGTGCATGCATAGTTTTTCGGAGAGCTGCAAGTGCGCCTTAGAAATGGTAAATCACAATTTCCATCCAAAAGCTTCTGCCTTTTCGTTGGCCCAGTAAAACTGTTAGCCTCTTCACATGTTTCTTCACACGTTTGATTGTGGGTCATTGTACTAGGTGAACGACCTGTGCTCATTTCTTCATCATCATTTAAATAATAGCTGTCGCTATCTGAACAGCGCAAAGCATTCAATTCTTCGGTGTCTTCAAGATTTTCATGATCCATATCATTTCGAGAGTGATCTTCTATCCGTTTATCATTCATAATGGGATTCAAAGGATCGAAAATTTTCATGGGTTCGTCCTCGATTTGGTTGTTATCTGCAGAGGGTGGAGGATTGGGCACCAAACAAGCTCCATATTGAACGGGGTTCTCCATCATAGAACCATATACCAAGGTAGTTATATCACCAGACTGATCAAATACAAGAAATCTCTTCTGAGGAGGTGCAGCACAATTTTTAGGACTTCTTTTTTGTTCCAAATGAATGGTGTCTGAAAGAAAATTCTCTCTGGATGCACAAAATAAAATGGAAGTAAAGCTTGGATGTAATCGATGCCAGAGGTGAAATGAGTTAAGTGCATGAGAGCTATTTGGTTCGCTTGCCTTCAACTGTTGCATTTCAGAAGATGGAAACGAGGGACCAATTCTCATCGTAGGATACTCAACAGAGTAAAGTTTCCTGCGAGCAGGCTCGGTATTCGGCAAGACAATATCATATGAAGAACCCAACGAATTATAATGAGACCAAGATCCAGAGTCCTTGTCCATATATGCCTGCTAATGTAACAGAGTTATAAGAAGTATCAATCAAATGAATAAATGTAAAAGCCCCTAAAGATAAAGAAACACAGACGTACCAGGTTAGTAACGCCTACGAGAAACTGATAGCTTGTCGTGTGTTTGAACGAAAGAAGGAACACAATAGAAAAAGAAAGTTGAATGCACTTATAAGAAATCAGTCTACGTAACAGGTTTTAGCAATTGGCGGAAATACTCAGCCTGTAATATGAAAACGAACTCACGATTAGTGATtcttaaaacataattaaaaaatatattgaagtTCTGAATGTAGGAGTTTATGCATCACCAAACCTGACAATCTTGGAGGGGTTGAAAGCATGCTATGATTCTAACTATAATGGTGGCACGTCCAGAAATTCCATTCTCGTGTTTCAACGCCCGAAATCTTGTCTGACTAGCCGCTTGGCACACCATAACTACTTATTCCCAGCCCGTTCACTTGATATACCCGAATTTATTAAAAAGGTAATTACTTTAGAGGTATAGCAGAAACATTCAGCTTATAAAGAATACATAACTAGGAATGACAATGGACTCGTGGGACTAGGGAGGTATTTCCACGTGAAGGATTGATTATACGTTGCTGATCGGTGAGTAAAGAATACAGTCTACTTGATCGATTCGCTTTTACAGGATAACTCGGCGGTACAAGTCCCAGGAGATAACTTTACAGAGCACATCGGTTAAAAGACAAAACCACCGCACACTGTGTTCACCGTGATTGAGGCCACTCTCATTGAACAAGAGATCCCCTGACCCTGCCCAAGTTTAGATATACATTACCATCAGAACCATGTTATGTGTCGCATTCGAATATTGAGTATAAATACGAATGCCATTCGAGACTAAACGCGACCTTGAAGATAAAATTAACATTCGAGTGAATTGAGGAAAGTAACGTGTATACGCTTTAATTTTCCTGCCTAAAGACGTTTAAGAACTCCCTTCTCCAAGTACGCTATTACAGTTTAAATTCAGGTAAAACTTGATACATAGAACAATAACAACAGAAACAAACGCTTAATAATGTCAAAGATGAAAGTGAAATGAAATTCAAGACTAAGTGCAGACGTAAGAGTTGGGAATGGCGAACGAGAAAAAGATTAACCCCGGAGCTTACTTCGAACATATCATTAGCTGCTCCAAAAAGTTTCGAAGACGCCCATGCTTATCTGTAGATCAAACAACCGTAATTTCATTCTAGGATTCCTTGACAAACACGATACAGGACCCGATCCGTCAGCCTATCAACAAAAGCTGATTAcaatctgaaaaaaaaattacaagtaCCGAAAGACAGAATTTCAGAATTCCATTTCATTGCACAAAACAAAAATCCGGATACACATTCATCAGAAATGAAACACAGCTCCAATAGGTAACCATCTGCATTATATTCTGCACACATTGATCAAGCACAACCCTATCGAAACATAGAATTTACACAAACTTCCTAAACCTAGATCCTTAACCACCAAATCCATACAAGGTACGTCCCTGCCTCTTCAAAGCATAAACGACATCCATTGCGGTAACAGTCTTCCGACGAGCGTGCTCAGTGTAGGTTACAGCGTCGCGAATGACATTCTCCAAGAAGATCTTGAGGACCCCACGCGTCTCCTCGTAGATAAGCCCACTGATACGCTTAACTCCGCCTCTACGGGCCAATCGTCGAATCGCCGGCTTGGTGATGCCCTGGATGTTATCTCTCAGTACCTTGCGATGCCGCTTTGCTCCGCCCTTTCCCAAACCCTTGCCGCCCTTGCCACGACCTGACATTTTGCAACTTCAATATTTCAACGGATATCTGAGAAATTTCCGTGACCTTGCGTCCTACGACGTGATAGCGAGCTTATATAGAGGCGGTCCGAGGTCCTTAAATGCGCGACGTCCGTTGGATATGCCTTCAATCGACAGTTGAAGACGCGATCCgcattttttattatatgctaCGTGGACCGTCGATAAGGAACAGATCGATGGATATAATTTTGCTTGTAATTTGAATACACGGATCGTGGTTTTGTCGTgattgaaatttttaattttttttaatacactattttattatttatttttattatttattattattatttttatacataaacAAATTGAATAAGTTTTGAGTTATTTATGAATAATCTTTTTATGGTTAATGATCAGCTTAATTaaatcacatcctccatttCCATTTACAATTGTTTTTTATTCTAAACCCACGTTCATTCGTTCAGGACATCTTCAATATTGCACCAATAGAGCAAAATAGCGCAGCCTCCTTCCTCTCGCCAGATTTGGCGCAAaggttttcatttttttgtttttttattacaaatagttatattaaaaactataaatattatttaaatttattaataatattaaatttattaataatataatattgattatataatataaacattattcataattaaaaatatattaaataaaatataataattaatatatgtaaaataaaaaaatatttcaagcatattctttttggtgtaatatttgaattaaatgGGTTGGATATGgatgttgtatttggtgcagaaatcacactattttaatataaaatttacaccaaaatagattttgtggttgaaAATGATCTCATTGTTACATACTTGACAGCTGATGCTAACTTCAAATCATATCTTTCATGATACCAAATTCAAATATATGCCTTGGTTTGTCCTCCTTATAATCAATAGTACACCAAAACACAATACATAGTCGCCAAAAgccttttattttttgtgaaaaattaattcataataactcaaattttatttaaaaataataattgatttaaaattttatactaTTGTATTATATTAAGCAATAACTCCTTGCATTAACCGTATTTGGTGTAATTTTGTGACATCAATGtctgaaaatgaaatttaaaattgaatgaAAATTTGTGTAATGCGAGAGTGACTTTTTGTTctccatattttttatttaatttgaatttttagttCTCTACATTTTTGAATGATTTGTAGTGTTCCTTTTTGTCTATAAATAAGTTTGTTTATTTCTTCAATTTACTGTTTACACACACATTCGAGATCTCACTCGAATATTCTAttgtattttatattatattttttatttggacTTCGTTTATATTTTGTGAAAagtaaatatatgattttagtTCACCGGAATAGTGAATTGATGCTTAATTTGGTACTGGTTCGACCGTTGTATCTTGAAAAACAAACGTATGTATTGATCCTCATGCAATTCATGGAAAAGACTAAAATGTTTCGAGGAAATTGTAATTTGTTGCAGGCTTAGGTTTGTTTGTGAGCCATGATGATAAGACGGACAAATTCCCCCAGTTATCAAGGTCGATGCTCATGGTGCTACGATGCTTGTGAGCCACGCTGATAAGCCAAAGAAATTCGACTTTTCGAATTGCAAAATGTGACAATAAAATATGTTATTCTATCTCACTACCTTGACTCTTGCGAGGTTCTTAACCAAAGATGCTCCCAAACCAGTTGTGGTTGATGGAGATGTAAAGACTATTAGTGCTATCGATACATGTCACCATTCAGATTTATTGCGTACAAATTATGTACTGAACGGTCTGACTTATTcgctatataatatatatagtgAATATAAGACGAGTCGTGAATTGTGGGAGTCTCTGAATCAGAAATACAAAATCGATAATGTTGGGGCCAATAAATTTATTGTTGGCTGATTATTCGACTACAATGGTCGACTTCAAAACTGTTATCAGTTAGGCTCATGAACTCAGAGCGATCCTACATGATATTCACGCGAAGAGCATGGTTTAGAGTGAAACTTTCCAATTGTGGCTATCATTGAAAATGAGATGAATGTAGAGGAAGTGGTTATCATGCTTCACATTGAATAAAACAACAATGTATCCAAAATAAGGTTTCTCAATACTATTGTGGCTAGGGCGAATATTTTCAAACATGGACAAAGCTCAAAGACAAAGAAATTTATTGGTGGAGTTTCCAAGTCGGGACCTAAGAATGATACgttcaagaaaattttttttataagaagtGCTACAATTGTGGCGGTCCGGACCAATAAGCTTTTGAATGCAAAAGGTCGAAAAGAATATAGGCTCGCGATATAATGATTATTAAGCCTGTGATTGATGAAGTAAATTCTTCTGCTAACTTGCTTCGGTATTTTAATTTGTGACATTATAGAATATgacatgttaattatgatactattcatatattaattaactTAAAGTATTCATATATTTCGAATTGATAAACAACATAAATGTAAAACTCGTGTCGAGCCTGATAAGATCATCTTTCCAACCattgaaaaattaatgaaacaacgcaatataatttaattatataaaaaaattattcttatatatatctatgtttaaaatatttaaatttaataaaaataattata of the Primulina huaijiensis isolate GDHJ02 chromosome 1, ASM1229523v2, whole genome shotgun sequence genome contains:
- the LOC140986461 gene encoding transcription factor bHLH143-like, producing the protein MDKDSGSWSHYNSLGSSYDIVLPNTEPARRKLYSVEYPTMRIGPSFPSSEMQQLKASEPNSSHALNSFHLWHRLHPSFTSILFCASRENFLSDTIHLEQKRSPKNCAAPPQKRFLVFDQSGDITTLVYGSMMENPVQYGACLVPNPPPSADNNQIEDEPMKIFDPLNPIMNDKRIEDHSRNDMDHENLEDTEELNALRCSDSDSYYLNDDEEMSTGRSPSTMTHNQTCEETCEEANSFTGPTKRQKLLDGNCDLPFLRRTCSSPKNYACTTLDDEAESTCRDNFSSEEFGSLSCNKRKERTQETLSILQCIFPNLQGNNPVAFIGKTIQYLRTLKVEAKALGYDSG
- the LOC140986470 gene encoding histone H4, with the translated sequence MSGRGKGGKGLGKGGAKRHRKVLRDNIQGITKPAIRRLARRGGVKRISGLIYEETRGVLKIFLENVIRDAVTYTEHARRKTVTAMDVVYALKRQGRTLYGFGG